One genomic segment of Stigmatopora argus isolate UIUO_Sarg chromosome 18, RoL_Sarg_1.0, whole genome shotgun sequence includes these proteins:
- the irf3 gene encoding interferon regulatory factor 3 translates to MAHSKPLLIQWLRAQIDSRTYPGVCWTNEKKTEFCIPWKHALRQDSSDTDILIFKAWANVSGHGRIQGDPSVWKRNFRAALRAKRFTLIADNKNDTANPHKVFRWPDESTSSHDNSAARPSIQPGLDQHESPPVQESHVVPFMDDFLYCPTEECIPNEHILQTCLEQLDIRPQAEDKSPFAFPPEQQELQDQLVIGARASPWQQAHPVAAEGTVGEARSPGQPAHPMEEAEDEACGGQVAKQFLDYFNKTRDGGHLQTQFRITVYYRGVQVSEKVIPNEAGFRLVYRPELVEPVLDDKSGLSVISLPCPVNIKDQKQAKLTQCILDNLGEGLDIGVSGKVVYGQRRGEIKAFWSFSNFDNSGRPQEIAKMQPQPFFHLKDFIQGILAFIELDSKECGPCSLFICLGEKWPDPEKMPWKKKLITVEVALTTLESLKTMAMDGGASSLKSVELQMSLEEMIID, encoded by the exons ATGGCTCATTCCAAACCGCTGCTCATTCAGTGGCTTCGAGCACAGATTGACAGCAGAACATATCCTGGTGTATGTTGGACCAATGAGAAGAAAACTGAATTTTGCATTCCTTGGAAACATGCCTTGAGACAAGACTCTTCAGATACTGACATTCTCATTTTCAAG GCATGGGCAAATGTGAGTGGACACGGGCGCATTCAAGGAGATCCATCAGTTTGGAAGAGAAACTTCCGCGCTGCCCTGCGTGCTAAAAGGTTTACATTAATCGCAGACAACAAAAACGATACGGCAAACCCTCACAAAGTGTTCCGTTGGCCAGATGAGTCAACTTCAAGCCACG acaACTCTGCGGCCAGACCATCCATCCAACCTGGGCTAGATCAACATGAAAGCCCTCCCGTACAAGAA AGCCATGTTGTCCCATTCATGGATGACTTCCTCTATTGTCCTACTGAAG AATGCATCCCCAATGAACACATTTTGCAGACGTGTCTCGAACAACTTGACATCAGACCTCAAGCAG AAGACAAGTCCCCCTTTGCGTTTCCACCCGAGCAACAGGAGCTCCAGGATCAGCTTGTGATAGGCGCCCGtgcgtcgccatggcaacaagcgCATCCAGTAGCGGCGGAGGGCACGGTCGGCGAAGCTCGGTCGCCTGGGCAACCGGCGCATCCAATGGAGGAAGCTGAAGATGAGGCTTGTGGGGGACAGGTTGCGAAACAGTTTTTAGACTACTTTAATAAGACCAGGGATGGAGGTCATTTAC AAACCCAATTCAGGATAACTGTGTACTACAGAGGTGTGCAGGTTTCTGAGAAGGTAATTCCCAATGAAGCTGGATTCCGTTTAGTTTACAG GCCTGAACTGGTGGAGCCAGTGTTGGACGACAAGTCGGGGCTGTCTGTCATCTCCCTACCGTGCCCTGTTAATATTAAGGATCAAAAACAAGCCAAGCTGACCCAGTGCATCCTGGACAATCTTGGCGAGGGACTGGACATTGGCGTTTCAGGCAAAGTCGTTTacggccagagacgaggcgaaaTCAAAGCTTTCTGGAGCTTCTCCAATTTCGACAACAGTGGACGACCCCAGGAAATCGCCAAAATGCAGCCACAGCCGTTTTTTCATCTGAAGGATTTTATCCAAG GTATACTGGCATTTATAGAGCTTGACAGCAAAGAATGTGGGCCCTGCTCACTCTTTATCTGCCTGGGGGAAAAATGGCCTGACCCAGAGAAGATGCCGTGGAAGAAAAAACTCATCACTGTTGAG GTGGCTCTCACTACCTTGGAGAGCTTAAAGACCATGGCAATGGATGGCGGCGCCTCATCTCTCAAATCTGTTGAACTGCAAATGTCGCTGGAAGAGATGATTATAGACTGA
- the LOC144093076 gene encoding chaperone Ric-8A isoform X2, which translates to MVVDVEGIIRCIRRDDVSSVHTQLQEFNTEYAQCFFFDAEERDRRKFRKNKVRDSTESNSDYDENDQEDRGLLLRQSLAAVLVRFIRKEVPCPLMRVTLRTLRILSRDKRVLGPLVTDDALLKLAKAAGLPTTSETNDDAVTDSDFYDNIIFSLTEGVKTPPCCVDADQDPDGECSTFEGDAKSDACSDPDSISWPSSHRPSIDEMYRGSIHHKELERGRKDRRESKMEDEYEEDGVSGDEVQRKEALKVLCNLVYNSTWAQERFSALRLMRGLRECLSSSVSCSSPSSVQFYELRLTFLVTALRPELSAQLQEEAGVSILSAALEGCLEVQWKAPYECTLDPGAPPISLEASQRIIEILKILFNVTHRSHRQAPTDSDAALYRHLVAMLRLCMLRKCDIPEDTDELQGHTVNLLSALPLQCLDVLLTVPLELDSEQCQGVNMACVQNLLLFMERRLESGDRVKEKLTPILNLLTESCRAHKETRHYIRKYILPPLRDVSQRPEEGCTVKSRLIRLMTHLDTDLKHCAADLLFVLCKENVRRFVKYTGYGNAAGLLATRGLLGGSASRTACSETLYSSDSDSDTEEYRQVKDRVNPVTGRVEAELPDPMEGMTEEEKEEEATRLIRIFNKMSRDDIIQPMGVDADGKLVPMAELRDNRVMEESTSDNEMDPVETNQ; encoded by the exons ATGGTCGTAGACGTCGAGGGGATTATCCGGTGCATCAGGCGCGATGATGTGAGCAGCGTTCATACCCAGCTGCAGGAATTCAACACTGAG TACGCCCAGTGTTTCTTCTTTGACGCAGAAGAGAGGGACAGAAGAAAA TTTAGGAAGAATAAAGTCAGGGACAGCACGGAATCTAACTCTGACTATGACGAGAATGACCAGGAAGACCGAGGTCTACTCCTCAGACAG agTTTGGCAGCAGTTCTGGTGCGGTTCATAAGAAAAGAAGTTCCATGTCCTCTGATGCGAGTCACATTACGCACCCTGAGGATCCTCTCAAGAGACAAGCGGGTCCTCGGCCCGTTGGTGACCGACGACGCTCTCCTCAAGCTGGCCAAAGCGGCAGGGCTGCCGACCACGAGCGAGACCAACGACGATGCTGTCACCGACTCGGATTTCTACGACAACATCATCTTTTCTCTCACCGAGGGTGTCAAAACACCGCCATGTTGTGTGGACGCAGACCAGGACCCCGACGGAGAGTGCTCGACCTTTGAGGGCGACGCCAAGAGTGACGCTTGCAGTGATCCCGACAGTATCAGCTGGCCTAGCAGCCACCGGCCCAGCATTGACGAAATGTACAGGGGCAGCATCCATCACAAGGAGCTGGAGCGAGGGAGGAAGGATCGCCGAGAGAGCAAAATGGAGGACGAGTACGAAGAGGACGGAGTATCTGGGGATGAGGTGCAGAGGAAGGAAGCTTTGAAGGTGTTGTGTAATTTGGTTTACAACAGCACATGGGCGCAGGAGAGGTTTAGCGCCCTCAG gCTCATGCGCGGCCTTCGAGAGTGTTTGTCCTCCAGCGTCAGTTGCTCATCTCCCTCTAGTGTGCAGTTTTACGAATTACGACTCACATTTCTCGTCACGGCACTGCGACCCGAGCTCAGCGCTCAACTCCAGGAG GAAGCAGGCGTCTCCATCCTCTCAGCAGCACTGGAGGGCTGCCTGGAGGTGCAGTGGAAGGCGCCGTACGAGTGCACGTTGGACCCCGGGGCGCCCCCTATTTCTCTGGAAGCCTCTCAGCGCATTATCGAGATTCTCAAAATACTTTTCAATGTGACACACCGATCCCACAGGCAGGCGCCCACTGAC TCTGATGCAGCTCTTTACCGCCACCTAGTAGCAATGCTTCGTCTGTGCATGTTGCGCAAGTGCGATATTCCTGAGGACACAGATGAACTGCAAGG TCACACTGTCAACCTGTTGTCGGCGCTGCCTCTCCAGTGTCTGGATGTTCTCCTGACGGTGCCCCTGGAGCTTGACTCAGAGCAGTGCCAGGGTGTCAACATGGCCTGCGTCCAGAACTTGCTACTCTTCATGGAGAGACGCCTTGAATCG GGGGACAGAGTCAAAGAGAAACTGACGCCAATCCTCAATTTGCTCACAGAGAGCTGCAGGGCACACAAGGAAACCCGCCACTACATCAGGAAATAT ATTTTGCCTCCCCTGAGGGATGTTTCCCAGAGGCCGGAGGAAGGTTGTACTGTGAAGAGCCGACTAATTCGACTCATGACTCACCTGGACACGGACCTCAAACATTGTGCCGCTGACCTCCTTTTTGTCCTCTGCAAGGAAAATG TTCGACGTTTCGTCAAGTACACGGGCTACGGGAACGCGGCAGGACTGTTGGCCACTAGGGGCCTTTTGGGCGGCTCAGCGTCAAGAACCGCCTGCAGCGAGACCCTGTACTCCAGCGACTCGGATTCGGATACGGAAGAATACCGTCAAGTTAAAGACCGAGTCAACCCGGTGACGGGGCGAGTGGAAGCGGAGCTGCCGGACCCCATGGAGGGCATGacagaggaggagaaagaggaggaagCCACCAGGCTTATTCGGATCTTCAACAAGATGTCTAG GGATGACATTATTCAGCCAATGGGAGTGGACGCAGATGGGAAGTTGGTCCCGATGGCAGAACTTCGAGACAATAGAGTCATGGAAGAGTCGACGTCTGACAACGAGATGGATCCAGTTGAGACAAATCAAtga
- the LOC144093076 gene encoding chaperone Ric-8A isoform X1 yields MVVDVEGIIRCIRRDDVSSVHTQLQEFNTEYAQCFFFDAEERDRRKQRKLDEFRKNKVRDSTESNSDYDENDQEDRGLLLRQSLAAVLVRFIRKEVPCPLMRVTLRTLRILSRDKRVLGPLVTDDALLKLAKAAGLPTTSETNDDAVTDSDFYDNIIFSLTEGVKTPPCCVDADQDPDGECSTFEGDAKSDACSDPDSISWPSSHRPSIDEMYRGSIHHKELERGRKDRRESKMEDEYEEDGVSGDEVQRKEALKVLCNLVYNSTWAQERFSALRLMRGLRECLSSSVSCSSPSSVQFYELRLTFLVTALRPELSAQLQEEAGVSILSAALEGCLEVQWKAPYECTLDPGAPPISLEASQRIIEILKILFNVTHRSHRQAPTDSDAALYRHLVAMLRLCMLRKCDIPEDTDELQGHTVNLLSALPLQCLDVLLTVPLELDSEQCQGVNMACVQNLLLFMERRLESGDRVKEKLTPILNLLTESCRAHKETRHYIRKYILPPLRDVSQRPEEGCTVKSRLIRLMTHLDTDLKHCAADLLFVLCKENVRRFVKYTGYGNAAGLLATRGLLGGSASRTACSETLYSSDSDSDTEEYRQVKDRVNPVTGRVEAELPDPMEGMTEEEKEEEATRLIRIFNKMSRDDIIQPMGVDADGKLVPMAELRDNRVMEESTSDNEMDPVETNQ; encoded by the exons ATGGTCGTAGACGTCGAGGGGATTATCCGGTGCATCAGGCGCGATGATGTGAGCAGCGTTCATACCCAGCTGCAGGAATTCAACACTGAG TACGCCCAGTGTTTCTTCTTTGACGCAGAAGAGAGGGACAGAAGAAAA CAAAGAAAACTGGACGAG TTTAGGAAGAATAAAGTCAGGGACAGCACGGAATCTAACTCTGACTATGACGAGAATGACCAGGAAGACCGAGGTCTACTCCTCAGACAG agTTTGGCAGCAGTTCTGGTGCGGTTCATAAGAAAAGAAGTTCCATGTCCTCTGATGCGAGTCACATTACGCACCCTGAGGATCCTCTCAAGAGACAAGCGGGTCCTCGGCCCGTTGGTGACCGACGACGCTCTCCTCAAGCTGGCCAAAGCGGCAGGGCTGCCGACCACGAGCGAGACCAACGACGATGCTGTCACCGACTCGGATTTCTACGACAACATCATCTTTTCTCTCACCGAGGGTGTCAAAACACCGCCATGTTGTGTGGACGCAGACCAGGACCCCGACGGAGAGTGCTCGACCTTTGAGGGCGACGCCAAGAGTGACGCTTGCAGTGATCCCGACAGTATCAGCTGGCCTAGCAGCCACCGGCCCAGCATTGACGAAATGTACAGGGGCAGCATCCATCACAAGGAGCTGGAGCGAGGGAGGAAGGATCGCCGAGAGAGCAAAATGGAGGACGAGTACGAAGAGGACGGAGTATCTGGGGATGAGGTGCAGAGGAAGGAAGCTTTGAAGGTGTTGTGTAATTTGGTTTACAACAGCACATGGGCGCAGGAGAGGTTTAGCGCCCTCAG gCTCATGCGCGGCCTTCGAGAGTGTTTGTCCTCCAGCGTCAGTTGCTCATCTCCCTCTAGTGTGCAGTTTTACGAATTACGACTCACATTTCTCGTCACGGCACTGCGACCCGAGCTCAGCGCTCAACTCCAGGAG GAAGCAGGCGTCTCCATCCTCTCAGCAGCACTGGAGGGCTGCCTGGAGGTGCAGTGGAAGGCGCCGTACGAGTGCACGTTGGACCCCGGGGCGCCCCCTATTTCTCTGGAAGCCTCTCAGCGCATTATCGAGATTCTCAAAATACTTTTCAATGTGACACACCGATCCCACAGGCAGGCGCCCACTGAC TCTGATGCAGCTCTTTACCGCCACCTAGTAGCAATGCTTCGTCTGTGCATGTTGCGCAAGTGCGATATTCCTGAGGACACAGATGAACTGCAAGG TCACACTGTCAACCTGTTGTCGGCGCTGCCTCTCCAGTGTCTGGATGTTCTCCTGACGGTGCCCCTGGAGCTTGACTCAGAGCAGTGCCAGGGTGTCAACATGGCCTGCGTCCAGAACTTGCTACTCTTCATGGAGAGACGCCTTGAATCG GGGGACAGAGTCAAAGAGAAACTGACGCCAATCCTCAATTTGCTCACAGAGAGCTGCAGGGCACACAAGGAAACCCGCCACTACATCAGGAAATAT ATTTTGCCTCCCCTGAGGGATGTTTCCCAGAGGCCGGAGGAAGGTTGTACTGTGAAGAGCCGACTAATTCGACTCATGACTCACCTGGACACGGACCTCAAACATTGTGCCGCTGACCTCCTTTTTGTCCTCTGCAAGGAAAATG TTCGACGTTTCGTCAAGTACACGGGCTACGGGAACGCGGCAGGACTGTTGGCCACTAGGGGCCTTTTGGGCGGCTCAGCGTCAAGAACCGCCTGCAGCGAGACCCTGTACTCCAGCGACTCGGATTCGGATACGGAAGAATACCGTCAAGTTAAAGACCGAGTCAACCCGGTGACGGGGCGAGTGGAAGCGGAGCTGCCGGACCCCATGGAGGGCATGacagaggaggagaaagaggaggaagCCACCAGGCTTATTCGGATCTTCAACAAGATGTCTAG GGATGACATTATTCAGCCAATGGGAGTGGACGCAGATGGGAAGTTGGTCCCGATGGCAGAACTTCGAGACAATAGAGTCATGGAAGAGTCGACGTCTGACAACGAGATGGATCCAGTTGAGACAAATCAAtga
- the LOC144093085 gene encoding uncharacterized protein LOC144093085 isoform X1: MVHYKSSSGFSYFLGEQCGMEIAVLLLLIAPLTTALPLTPALRSDKDIFLAVDTVEGSGLEKSEEAQKQHVPFLKIVPFRSRELHLDIEAIKRSLSPRLLRPKRAAKGGCKLGTCHVQNLANTLYHISKTSGKDKSHKANDPQGYGR; this comes from the exons ATGGTTCACTACAAAAGTAGCAGCggattttcttattttcttgGTG AGCAGTGCGGTATGGAGATAGCTGTTCTGCTGCTTCTGATTGCACCTTTGACAACTGCTTTACCACTCACACCCGCTCTCAG GTCAGACAAAGATATCTTCCTTGCAGTGGACACGGTTGAAGGATCAGGCTTGGAAAAGTCCGAGGAGGCTCAGAAGCAGCATGTTCCATTTCTGAAGATTGTGCCTTTTCGGTCAAGAGAGCTTCACCTAGACATAGAGGCAATCAAACGCAG CTTAAGCCCAAGACTCCTCCGTCCAAAACGTGCAGCCAAGGGTGGATGCAAACTGGGAACTTGCCATGTCCAAAACTTGGCCAACACTTTATACCACATCAGCAAAACAAGTGGAAAAGACAAATCCCATAAGGCGAACGACCCCCAGGGTTACGGCAGATAA
- the LOC144093085 gene encoding uncharacterized protein LOC144093085 isoform X2, which translates to MEIAVLLLLIAPLTTALPLTPALRSDKDIFLAVDTVEGSGLEKSEEAQKQHVPFLKIVPFRSRELHLDIEAIKRSLSPRLLRPKRAAKGGCKLGTCHVQNLANTLYHISKTSGKDKSHKANDPQGYGR; encoded by the exons ATGGAGATAGCTGTTCTGCTGCTTCTGATTGCACCTTTGACAACTGCTTTACCACTCACACCCGCTCTCAG GTCAGACAAAGATATCTTCCTTGCAGTGGACACGGTTGAAGGATCAGGCTTGGAAAAGTCCGAGGAGGCTCAGAAGCAGCATGTTCCATTTCTGAAGATTGTGCCTTTTCGGTCAAGAGAGCTTCACCTAGACATAGAGGCAATCAAACGCAG CTTAAGCCCAAGACTCCTCCGTCCAAAACGTGCAGCCAAGGGTGGATGCAAACTGGGAACTTGCCATGTCCAAAACTTGGCCAACACTTTATACCACATCAGCAAAACAAGTGGAAAAGACAAATCCCATAAGGCGAACGACCCCCAGGGTTACGGCAGATAA